The following are encoded in a window of Etheostoma cragini isolate CJK2018 chromosome 7, CSU_Ecrag_1.0, whole genome shotgun sequence genomic DNA:
- the tardbpl gene encoding TAR DNA binding protein, like isoform X1 — MSELYIRVAEDENEEPMEIPSEDDGTILLSSVAAQFPGACGLRYRNPESQCMRGVRLVEGVLHAPENDWGSLVYVVNYPKDNKRKMEEIDAASAVKVKRGFQKTSDLIVLGLPWKTTEQDLKDYFTTFGEVIMVQVKRDVKTGNSKGFGFVRFTEYETQTKVIAQRHMIDGRWCDCKLPNSKAFPDEPMRSRKIFVGRCTEDMTTDELRQYFMQYGEVTDVFIPKPFRAFAFVTFADDQVAQALCGEDLIIKGISVHISNAEPKHNNSRQMMDRGRFGAGGFSQGYGSNRGGLGSGSGGVNFGALGLNPAMVAAAQAALQSSWGMMGMLANQQGMSTTAGTPTTTRDPTYSSSSTTSYSSPSSASLGWAAGANTASSSGFTSGFGTSMESKPSSWGV; from the exons ATGTCAGAGTTGTACATTCGTGTGGCTGAGGATGAAAACGAAGAGCCCATGGAGATCCCTTCAGAGGACGATGGGACTATTTTACTGTCATCGGTAGCAGCACAGTTTCCAGGGGCGTGCGGGCTGCGTTACAGGAACCCAGAGTCCCAGTGCATGAGGGGAGTCCGGCTTGTGGAGGGTGTCCTGCATGCACCAGAGAACGACTGGGGAAGCTTGGTCTATGTCGTTAATTACCCCAAAG ATAACAAAAGGAAGATGGAAGAAATAGACGCTGCCTCagctgtaaaagtaaaaagggGCTTTCAGAAGACGTCAGATCTCATTGTACTTGGGCTGCCGtggaaaacaacagaacaaGACTTGAAAGATTATTTCACAACCTTTGGGGAGGTCATTATGGTGCAG GTCAAGAGAGATGTAAAGACCGGCAACTCAAAAGGATTTGGGTTTGTCCGGTTCACTGAGTATGAGACACAAACCAAAGTTATTGCTCAGAGACACATGATTGATGGACGATGGTGTGACTGCAAACTTCCCAACTCAAAG GCCTTTCCTGATGAGCCAATGAGGAGCCGTAAAATCTTTGTTGGCCGCTGTACAGAGGACATGACAACCGATGAACTGAGGCAGTACTTCATGCAGTATGGCGAAGTCACTGATGTCTTCATCCCCAAACCATTCCGGGCATTTGCATTTGTCACGTTTGCTGATGACCAG GTTGCCCAAGCCCTGTGTGGAGAGGACTTGATCATCAAGGGCATCAGCGTTCACATCTCCAATGCTGAGCCCAAACACAATAATAGTAGGCAAATGATGGATCGAGGGCGGTTTGGGGCTGGTGGGTTCAGTCAGGGCTATGGCAGTAATCGTGGTGGGCTAGGCAGTGGTAGCGGGGGGGTTAACTTTGGGGCTCTCGGCCTTAACCCGGCCATGGTGGCTGCTGCCCAGGCAGCGCTGCAGAGCAGTTGGGGAATGATGGGCATGCTGGCAAACCAGCAGGGTATGAGCACGACGGCAGGCACTCCCACTACGACCCGAGACCCGACCTATAGCTCTTCCAGCACCACCAGTTACAGCAGCCCCAGTTCAGCTAGCCTCGGTTGGGCTGCAGGCGCTAACACCGCCTCCAGCAGTGGCTTCACCTCTGGCTTTGGCACCTCTATGGAGTCTAAGCCTTCTAGTTGGGGAGTGTAG
- the c7h1orf127 gene encoding uncharacterized protein C1orf127 homolog has translation MDHIQFDIRLRTIVLQCFIMRTVLCIQERQWIDTPTARLTEGDVACFSEYMEMWIHSARIEGLGLWLSGALQIQVNLASLDHLNLQLSDCGFALHKEADKNFIFRVSYTGCLVQQQHGYHVLTVNLVKRINRFRGRPHSFIMKCPRVSVLPSREQIQCDPEYIQVTRQVPFDIWDNELQWSLSLSNYLIVALEDASLIQMNIDINGPDITVQGRRREVLSPVKVMESEGEFLALKLVSGQFAYSMEATCPKVTTFTPEETVLHIFKRRMGLTKRGSADEALTVSNVSVNQTDNFTVHETSEFLTLTIPTAQILQTKTCTDSKQLLQLFCRVDVVLTFRETNHKMHWTMENALPCTARPAESHITSSPGPNTTTPFTFNFDHTSSTTEQPLLDRLNERRFEEMTAELFTTNSPHTQTEARSFNFHTDEMSKSGNLSSGLDRDAITSNNATEISFFDLINVTTHTSAESDFLETSATAEPSETSVLTMVPPEEEYQQFKTTSGNKEQQKQRRLKWTWED, from the exons ATGGATCACATTCAATTTGACATCCGTCTTAGAACTAT tgttttacAATGCTTTATCATGAGGACTGTGCTTTGCATTCAGGAAAGACAATGGATTGATACCCCGACAGCAAGAttaacag AAGGAGATGTGGCATGTTTTTCTGAATACATGGAGATGTGGATACACAGTGCAAGGATTGAAGGGTTGGGACTCTGGCTGTCTGGGGCCTTACAGATCCAAG TCAACCTTGCTTCTCTGGATCACCTAAATCTCCAGCTGTCTGACTGTGGATTTGCATTGCACAAAGAGGCTGACAAGAACTTTATTTTTAGAGTCAGTTACACTGGATGTTTGGTCCAGCAACAG CATGGCTACCATGTCCTGACAGTGAATTTGGTGAAGAGGATAAATCGATTCAGAGGCAGACCTCATAGTTTCATAATGAAGTGCCCCCGGGTTTCTGTACTGCCTAGCAGAGAGCAAATCCAATGTGACCCGGAGTATATTCAG GTGACCAGACAAGTTCCGTTTGACATCTGGGACAACGAG CTGCAGTGGTCACTTTCCCTGAGCAATTACCTCATTGTAGCTCTGGAGGATGCCAGCCTGATTCAGATGAATATTGACATTAACGGACCAGACATTACAGTTCAAGGCAGGAGAAGGGAGGTCTTGAGCCCTGTCAAA GTAATGGAAAGTGAAGGGGAATTCTTGGCCTTGAAGCTGGTCAGTGGTCAGTTTGCCTACAGTATGGAAGCTACGTGTCCAAAAG TGACCACGTTCACACCAGAGGAGACTGTGCTGCACATATTTAAACGCCGAATGGGTTTGACCAAGAGAGGCAGCGCTGACGAAGCACTGACAGTCAGTAATGTGTCTGTGAACCAGACAGATAATTTCACTGTGCATGAGACGAGTGAATTTCTGACACTGACCATTCCAACAGCCCAGATACTCCAGACCAAG ACCTGCACAGACAGCAAACAACTCCTGCAGCTGTTCTGTAGGGTGGATGTTGTGCTCACCTTCAGAGAgacaaatcacaaaatgcaCTGGACCATGGAGAACGCACTGCCATGCACAG CCAGGCCTGCTGAGTCACACATCACATCCTCTCCTGGTCCAAACACCACAACCCCGTTCACGTTCAACTTTGACCACACAAGTTCAACGACAGAACAACCGCTGCTGGACCGTCTAAATGAGAGACGATTTGAAGAGATGACTGCGGAGCTTTTCACAACTAATTCACCTCACACACAGACGGAGGCCCGTAGCTTTAATTTCCACACTGATGAGATGTCAAAGAGTGGAAATTTGTCTTCTGGGCTTGACAGAGACGCCATTACTTCCAATAATGCCACTGAAATAAGCTTTTTTGATTTGATAAATGTGACCACACATACTTCAGCAGAGTCAGATTTCCTTGAGACATCAGCCACAGCTGAACCATCAGAAACATCTGTCCTCACAATGGTTCCACCTGAAGAAGAATACCAACAATTCAAGACAACCAGTGGGAATAAAGAGCAGCAAAAGCAGAGAAGACTGAAGTGGACCTGGGAGGACTAA
- the tardbpl gene encoding TAR DNA binding protein, like isoform X2 encodes MSELYIRVAEDENEEPMEIPSEDDGTILLSSVAAQFPGACGLRYRNPESQCMRGVRLVEGVLHAPENDWGSLVYVVNYPKDNKRKMEEIDAASAVKVKRGFQKTSDLIVLGLPWKTTEQDLKDYFTTFGEVIMVQVKRDVKTGNSKGFGFVRFTEYETQTKVIAQRHMIDGRWCDCKLPNSKAFPDEPMRSRKIFVGRCTEDMTTDELRQYFMQYGEVTDVFIPKPFRAFAFVTFADDQVAQALCGEDLIIKGISVHISNAEPKHNNSRQMMDRGRFGAVHQLFPNFPGGSASLAAMFDRSQYQFPSSHV; translated from the exons ATGTCAGAGTTGTACATTCGTGTGGCTGAGGATGAAAACGAAGAGCCCATGGAGATCCCTTCAGAGGACGATGGGACTATTTTACTGTCATCGGTAGCAGCACAGTTTCCAGGGGCGTGCGGGCTGCGTTACAGGAACCCAGAGTCCCAGTGCATGAGGGGAGTCCGGCTTGTGGAGGGTGTCCTGCATGCACCAGAGAACGACTGGGGAAGCTTGGTCTATGTCGTTAATTACCCCAAAG ATAACAAAAGGAAGATGGAAGAAATAGACGCTGCCTCagctgtaaaagtaaaaagggGCTTTCAGAAGACGTCAGATCTCATTGTACTTGGGCTGCCGtggaaaacaacagaacaaGACTTGAAAGATTATTTCACAACCTTTGGGGAGGTCATTATGGTGCAG GTCAAGAGAGATGTAAAGACCGGCAACTCAAAAGGATTTGGGTTTGTCCGGTTCACTGAGTATGAGACACAAACCAAAGTTATTGCTCAGAGACACATGATTGATGGACGATGGTGTGACTGCAAACTTCCCAACTCAAAG GCCTTTCCTGATGAGCCAATGAGGAGCCGTAAAATCTTTGTTGGCCGCTGTACAGAGGACATGACAACCGATGAACTGAGGCAGTACTTCATGCAGTATGGCGAAGTCACTGATGTCTTCATCCCCAAACCATTCCGGGCATTTGCATTTGTCACGTTTGCTGATGACCAG GTTGCCCAAGCCCTGTGTGGAGAGGACTTGATCATCAAGGGCATCAGCGTTCACATCTCCAATGCTGAGCCCAAACACAATAATAGTAGGCAAATGATGGATCGAGGGCGGTTTGGGGCTG TTCACCAACTCTTTCCCAATTTCCCGGGAGGAAGCGCCTCATTGGCAGCAATGTTCGACAGATCTCAGTATCAATTCCCCTCTTCCCATGTGTAA